The following nucleotide sequence is from Glycine max cultivar Williams 82 chromosome 9, Glycine_max_v4.0, whole genome shotgun sequence.
AATGTTATtggtaaaaaaatcataaactgcTCACAGAGAATTGAAACCAAGAGTTTAACTAAGTGGAGTACCcccttaaaaaacaaaaacagaaacaaaagCTAACTAACTGGAGGACAATAGAAAAGTTAATTGAACTAACTAAATAAAAGATTCtaagtaaaatgattttttttatttgatggcctcacaacaaattaaattaaaaattaatttgtattttctcCCTTTCTTCCCATACCTAGCATACCCGTGTGAATGTGATGCAGCCATGTCATCCATCCATTCTTTAGCTATTGCAATTTGCAAGCAAACGGATTGTTCatgaattttatatattcaatttatcttttatatataatttgtaaattGTTGATTAATTGGTTGTAGCCCATCTATATCTATATACACACTTTATCGGGACCGCCACTCAAGCAACATAAATTGTCTTTTCATAATTGTCAAAGACTAAAGAAGTTGCTAAAAGCaacttggaagaaaaaaaataaaatagaaaccgTAAAAATTAAGTTTCCACGTGTGATAAGTTACATAAGATATAAGATGTAAGGGAAGCTAGAATATGAAGGGAGAACGGTCCAAAGAATGAGTGGaagaaaaaatgatgaattcgatttaataaaaattaatcttctaataaattgatatttttttattaaaaaaatgtgaaaattatttttaataaataataaaaaatatttatatcgttaagttataattttttagttttgagaAAGATCTGTGTTAAAATATGTaactttttattatgaaataacttcaacttattatatacaattttaattttttagttaataattagcataaaaattaaaatttctttcggttgttttatttttacataactattatgaatttaataaatagtttaaaCTTTCACGCTCTATAAGAGTTTGTTACTTAATACCAACATAAAATGTTAAGTGTTAGGATTActttcattgaaataaaatttgtctataaaaattaaattgtaaatacAAACAGTATAAATTTAtgctaaaaatattatacttttatttgatactttaatattatatatcaatttttacacaaaaaaaattatgtttgtacaatgcattatttttttaatagtataaaCTTGCAATATCTacattaaaagattaatttctaTTAGATAAAGATAGTATATTAATTGGTGttgctataaaaaaattgtattggtGGAGGCTAATACAATTCAATGCTAAGCCATTAGTGTATGtaaaatatgaaatacaaaatataaacttatttatattaatactaaattcttaatataatcaaataagaaGATAAATGATTATTTGAACAATTGAATCACGCCGTTCCGTCTTTAAAAAAATCGAATTTTCTAATGGTAAACTATAGTTTATCATTAACCACTGgacaacaaacaaataaattgttGGCAACAGGCCAGTATGATGGCAGCATTATATATTCACTCATACTTACTGCATTGCACTGACATGGTATTCAAACTTATGTTCGAGGACAAATTAATATGATGTAAGAACGTACCACACAGAATCTAGTGTAATCTTGACAATGGGTCCTGAGGAATGCAGGGAGAAGCAAACATCTGCCAAAGGTTTAGCAGAATAAACAAATTTTCGTAAGCATGATGCATATATATaggaaaaaacttaaaataacattaaaatagcTTACACATTACAAGTTCTACTTGCACAAACTTTTGTATTTGATCTCTTCATAGGAAACAAAGAATTATATTTATGGACATTTGATTTTATATCCTCCATTTGCAACATCCTTGTGTACGAGTTAATGGCATTCGACCTCCAGTCTCCAGATTTTATATCCCTAATACATATTAGTATGTCTGCAAAAGTTTTCCTGGAGAATTATTGCACAAACTCGAATTACAAGTACTTTCGCTCAATTGCATCCTTTAGATGCCAAGGAATTATTCTAAGTAGGTTGTCCACCAAGTGAAAAAAAAGTATTCATTATTAGAAGGGATCTGAACCTACCGCATGAATAATTGAGTTCATTATTTTATAGACATAAAGATCACATATAGcatgtttttcaaaaataagaaactaaaagctaTTTAGTCATTTTTGAAGatgaaaaagtaaatattattctatttgCCTATCAAAAACATTCAATCCATATTTTATgtatattacattttaaataaatattatggtGTATCCAATGCTGGATTCACAAATTCCAATTGAATATCAGACAGTATATATATGCTCAGTTTTGTACTAGCCAGCAGCATGCCTTGAAATGGAAACTCAAGCAAGGAGGATAGCATTTTATTTGCTAATCAATCCATGCTTTTGAACGGCCCCACCCCACAAAGGTTCAAGCTTCCAACTTATGATCTTAGATGAAGTATATCACTCTATGAATACAATTCAAAATATCCAATGTATAGTTTAATTAGCAACACTTCGTGGAAAAAATCTAAGTTGAATTTTcatctaatatatttttgagGAGTGATAATAAGTCTTAAACGTGACTAAGttctgaataaaataattacggctattgttaataaaaaaaatataaattaaatcaaaatagacACACATGCACACATGCATGACTGATTTAAATTCTGCATTCCTCGTATTGTCTAATAGCAGGAATTAGGAAGCAGTGATTAACTATTGGCGTAGGGAACCATGAATAGGAGTCACTATCGTCTTAACACATGGATGAAGTCCCCATTAAGATCCAATTGATAAGCCATATCGAGAGTGGGATCGCCAATCATACAAGAACAATGTTCTTTACTTAACGAACTGACATGACTAATCATTCTTTCATAATAGTAATGTTACTTGTGTTTGAATCACAATCATCCTTTGTTGGCATTTAGGAGATTTAGAAGGataaatcattattttgttAGCACAATCATTCTTTGTTGTCtgtaaatgtgtaaaaaaatatgtgccttgatattatgtttttgtaagattattttataaattaattaagtaaaaatgttTAAGGATCAATTGTAAAATACAAGATGAATTTATTATTAAGTTTTACcacaaaatacaattatcatactttttaaatattaagaaactaaatcaaagttttcattttttgaaggactaattaaatttttacatttacgcattcaaaaattaaagaatagagATTAAAATTTTTGCATGCATATCTTGTACTATAATTAATATGCATAATATCTGTTAGCACTTAATAAACAACAATCataatagggattaaatcaaaaCGATTAAAAGCAtgtatttcaataaaattaaaatatttttttataaaattttaaattaacttttttttaattcatgaatTGTAGCTGAATCACATAGAGATAGCTTACCGTCAGGTGAACATGACATATAAATTGTAATAAATttgaattcttatttttaacattaatcatgttataaaattaaaaaaaaattatttgtgttttcttctaATATACTGACTTGATTTTGTCTGTTTTCTGCGACAGTGTTGGGTGTTGGGGACTTCTCTAGCACATTCCAGTGTAGATACTTGAATTTGGTACAGTCAAATTTAATGCACTGCGTTGTATTCATCAAATCATAAGTCATTTGATGAAACAGTTGTGAATGATTAAGAGATCTCAAAGAATCTAAGTCGTTCGATTTTTATGTAACAGTTGTGATTCAACGAGTACATTGACTATGACTGCACCCAGTAGGGATCTGTCTTGTGCATGGCAGGGGAGtacaataaaaaatgtaaatacaatatttaatttctgtattattagtgtaaaaaaatttacactatcaattaattataaattatgtgattagtataatttttaagataattatgtaaaatttattattattattattaaatatctaaaaattattaattatgtagtaaatgaaatattttctctcattcattactattattattaattattacatgAAATATTAATcaccaaataatttatttacaaaaattgaatataaattgttcaataaaattaacataactatttatgcaataaattatttttacaaaaatgtccGATACTACTCAGTAAaggcataaaaaaataatagaaaacgcATCAAAACAACTTTCATTAAATAGCCATAATATTAGAGCAGAAGCATCTATATTACAGCCTACAGTTTTACTAGTAGGTCATTAAGGCAGAAAAGTGAAGATTGAAACTTGTGAAAATGAGTTTAATATTAATATGGTTTTGGATTTAAACTTGTAAAttaaaagggagaaaaaaacgGTCTTGCCATAATTATAATCAGTATAGTATTTAGGGtgctaattaaataattaataatatttttattaaaaatcatattagaaatatgataaaattataatacaatacattaatcatatttttaataataaaaaattctacatttaatttcttaacaaataGTACCTTCAAATAGCATTTGTTCTAAAAAGAATATGCAAGAGTTTTGAGTTTTCACCAACTAAGTGGGTGTCCAGCCACTTTGGTCAAGTTGAAACTCCAAAGTCTATGAAACACAAGCTTAATTAAGAAATGAGAATAGTAGTAGCTTTGTGGATGCTGACTCAGCTATATAGTGTTACGTAGCATTAAAAGGTCCACCTCAGATTTTCAGAATCCCCACGTTAATTTAATGTGCTTCTCTCCAACCCGTAACATAGCTCTCTCTCACTGACAGAGTGCAAGGAAAGggaaataagagagagagagaaacagaaAACTTCAGAAGAAGAGCATCAATTGCTAGCTCCAATATATTACCACACCACTGCAAAATTTTCTGAAGCAGAGATCATTGTCCATTATCACAGAAATGGGTGAAGTAAGAGTTCTCTCTTACACAAAAAATTCTTGTCTATATTTATTCTTAATCAATCTGTCTCTTTCCTTTTTTCGACAACTTTTGCTTTGAAAACTAACTACACCACGGGACTAGGATCgtgttttttaaacttttatgatCTTTTGTATATAATGTCTGTTTTATGATGTATATGGTGGCATCATTATCAAGTAATGCatgccacacacacacacacacacatatatatatactctagTTCTACACATGGTGGAGATTTTTCAATCACATCTTTGCTATATCTAATTAATGTTCTATATATTTGCGGAGaacaaggaagaagaaaagaaagaagagaccacagaggaaaagaaggaaaaagagccTCCAGAGATAGTGCTCAAGGTTGATATGCACTGTGAAGCTTGTGCAAGGAAAGTTGCAAAAGCATTGAAAGGATTTGAaggtcattttaattaattacttcaaTTTATTTTGCTCTAACTCTAAGTCATTTAATCTGATTAAATGTGAcaattgataaatttatgaaTGCAATCAGAGGAGAATCAAAAAGGGTTGTTTTTACACATTACTAGTTTTTAAGGAATGGTGTCAGCTTCtacttttgttctcttttttccctcttttcttttcttgttagaGGGATCTGTTATCCATAATTGATTTAGAATTTAACAACACATACATGATGAAGTAATTTGTCAGGTATATATTATTCTCAACTTTTACAGGTAATTTTACACATGTCCGTTTCAAATAGAGACAAAAATTCatcattttattaatgttttaacATAGATAATGGTATAGGTGGTGGAAAAGATTAACAATAAAGTGATATTAACGAATTTTGActtgtaatcttttttttttttgagacagGAGTGGAGGAGGTGACTGCAGATAGCAAGGCAAGCAAAGTGGTAGTGAAAGGAAAGGCAGCAGACCCCATAAAGGTGTGTGAGAGACTACAAAAGAAAAGTGGCAAGAAAGTAGAGCTCATTTCACCTTTGCCTAAACCTCCagaggagaaaaaagaagaagaaatcaaagaagaacCGCAGCCAGAGGAGAAAAAGGAGGAGGTAAATCATTCCCCCCTTATTTGGCTTATTATCTCCATTAATTTCCAGATTAGACATTAAATTCTCTTTTTGTTTCTGGTCTGTGTACAATTAATTCTCCTTGAGAGATCTTAGAAAGTGTTGTGTTTTGTTTCACATTGAATAATCCAAAGTTACATTAAAATATCTACTGacataattttaactaaatatttatataagatctaaattaattagttgaatataatatctaaattattatacatCTTCTTATATTTGTCTTCAATTTTCACatgtaaaaaaagaataagtattcacatatttgattttattttaaaaaagtcatTCTAGGTCCATTATTTGGTTAAATTAAACCAAATTAGGAAATTTGTACATTTCATCAAACattttatactaaattttactatgtttttcatataaaatcatACTCAAAGATAAATCATTTCACTTTAAAAGTAATTCTAATCAGAGTTAATTTTGCAAAAtgaattcatttaaaaataattttacaaccaCTCACCTAAATACACACTATCTCTTTAGCCATATTACAAGCAAAACTTTAAACCATGTGAGTTTTTTACTTTGGAGATTAAGATGAATGTGAATATGGTTGTGCAAGAGAAACATGACCAACATGGCATGCTTATTACAAAGTGAAAATGGAAATACTTTGGGTGGAGTTTCCATTTCCatagtttttatgttttggtttcttgttcctGTTGTTTCCAAGGAAGATGGATGCTATATGCAAGCATGAAAGTAAAGAAACAAAGTCAGCAAAATGATGCCCCTTCTCCCACAACCACAAGGCAGGTGTAACGAGGGCAACGGTGGTGGTAACAATTAAGAGGACCCCACTCTCTTTTGCAACTTGACATATGTAGCTTGCAGCACAATGGGGTCACGCTCACGGGCTCATTATAAGCCTGtttttacttcttcttttttaccttCCCCACATTGTAAAATACAGAAAGTTAGTAATTGATAACACTATATGCATGCCACACATTTCAGAATTTTTAGGGCACACGCATAAGTACAAACATAACCATGTGAACTGTGAAGTGAGTACGTGGGcagaagttgaaagttgaaacaacaaTCACTCTCTATTAGATTAGATCAGCAGTGTAAGGTAGTTCTGTGTGAGACTGGTCCTCTGGCCTCTGTTAACTGTGTTTTGGGACGAAGATATTGTAACTTTTGTACCCCTTGGCTTTTAGCGTACAATTGGAAACCCCCCACATGGCCCATTTCTGAATTGACAAAATACAAATTAGTGGCAGCACTTAAAaagcctcttttttttttttccggcaAACTAAGTGGGTTCTCACAACTAACTAACAACTAGtactatataaaattataaacaaatcaaaatgaaataagTTAAGGTGAATTCACTTTAACTCATGAACCGATATATGTACTAGCCCTTTAGGCGTGTAAAAGGTCATTTCAGTTTAACTAACAATCTTGAATTCAACAACTGAATGTGCAGCTGcgtattcttatatatatatatatattaacctaACATTGCTCACGTTATATACGTTAGTTTTggctaaattaatatatttatgtattgtTCAATGAACGTTACATGTTTCATGGTTGTTTCAATTATTTGTTAGCTCCCTCCTGTGGTAACAGTAGTCCTCAAAGTTCGAATGCATTGTGAAGCATGTGCTCAAGTTATACAAAAGCGAATCCGCAAGATTCAAGGTACATAGATTCatgttctctctctttttctcttgatattcatattcataattcatgccctctctctttctcttcaatatatattattgattgcTTCTGCGAACTGTCTCTCCCTCCCTCGTGCACTCACTACAAACACGTTTTAGATCACTCGCTATCTTGGACCCTACATATTTAAAAgaattctcttttcctttttctttgaatttactTATCCATTCTTTTGAATTTCATGATGACGAACATgcttttcattatatatatatatagtttaattatatgttttatttgaagatattaaatatattcgTTTGTATTCaatacttataatatatataaaaaaagtttaatagcCATGTCATAAGTCATccaacaaataatattttaatataatttttaaaataattatcataaaaattaataattttatcatacatgataaattttaattaaatgacgatataaaattttttatactgtgtgagtgtataatttatttttctctaaacAAAATTGATAATTGTTTATATCCTTGTCTTCAAATCTTTAAATCAAATGACATGTGAATAAATTTCGAATGCAAGACTTTCATATTATGAGCAATATCAACACACTTTCTTCAGATTTTATGCAGATGTCACTAAAAAGATCTAAGTGTGTTTTGGATTTTAAGTGAACTCAAATGATATTCTCTCAATAATCGAGAgcgtattaaaaaattatgttactgTCTCTGTATTAAAAGCTAGGTCAAGGAGCATATAATTTACTGATTTTTCTTAATCATAGCGTAAGAATCATAATATGTGGCGCTGATCCGGTTCCTTCCAAAATTGTGCAAGCTTTCAAAGTTTTTCATGCAACCTTTGGGCCGAAAGAAAGAGTTGTGATTTTGTCATTGATAAATCTCGAGGATTATAAATTTTCCATTTCGATGCTGATTTCTTGGGGAGGGGGGTACTTGATGTTgagattaatatttaatataatcgATCCATGgtttatctgttttttttttaggatcTATCTTAACtagtattataatattataaactaaaaagaaaCGTCGTCAGCGTTTAACTCGTCCTTTTATATTAAATTGACAAGCATGACCagagtttaatttaattaattaatctctaaactatATCTTTATATTGCAATATCAAactctaataaataatttaatcattgGCAAGCAATCTATGACATGTTAACATTTTGTTAATGATAATCTATGTATGCAGGAGTAGAGTCAGTGGAGACAAGCTTGGGAAATGATCAAGTCATAGTAAAAGGTGTGATTGACCCAGCAAAGCTAGTTGATTATGTGTACAAGAGGACCAAAAAGCAAGCTTCTATAGTGAAAgaggaggaaaaggaaaagaaggaagaagaggagaAGAAAGAGGAggagaaaaaggaagagaaagaagaagagaaaaaaggagaagatgGTGAAGAGGTTGATACTAAAACTGACATCAAGCGAAGTGAATACTGGCCATTAAGATCCCACGTTGACTACGTTGACTACCCTTATGCTTCTCAGATTTTCAGTGATGAGAACCCAAATGCATGCACTGTAATGTAGATCAGTCTTTTGTACTAACTCAGTATTTTATAGTAGCTGATCGATCAACTGAAGCAACTTGTGCTGTGTCGTTGGAGCGTGGAATAAGATGCATGGTTGTGAATGTTTTCAAGGCTTTGTATATGATTTCGCATCCCTCGGAGTTGGCATTCTATGGAGATAGATGCCTTATTTCTTGTGTTTTATGAGCTTTCTACATATTTCCTTGGCAAAGGGTGGCTAGAATCAGTTGTGTTAGTGTGTACTGAATTTTGGCCTACAACTTCAATTATGTACCTAAATGATGACATCAATTAGTAATTTTAAGTCGTCATGTCATGATAAAACTTGCTGCGAAAATGCTACTTTTAGTGAAATTTTACAAAAGTATAATTACTTGCAATTTACAGAACTCACAAGCCAGCCTTCACATTGGCTGAAGCAAAGTACAAGCCATAGAATAATATTACGTTCGTCCaagtaaaattaaacttaaattttttaatcaaatctcAAATTTGAgtgttatgaataaaaaaattgtaattagaataaaaaaatcttactaaAAGTAATCGATGAGGTTCTCATATTAAtcaacgataaaaaaaaaaaaaaaaacctatgaaTATTTCACatctataatataatatgttgagaaaagaaaaatacaatccACAGTTTGAAGTGATGGAGAACTGAATTGGATCATTGAACTTCGGCTTCAATGACTAGGGTTAAGGAACTAAGGATGAGGGTTGTCCTTTTATACGGACAGCAGCTGAGTAAGGTAGTGACTAGTGACCAATTATTGaccaaaagataagaaaaaaaggtAGGAACTGATTGCTTAGCCATTATGCATTAGGGTCTTTCCTTGTTAATGCAATTCTTACATGTCTCATAAATACCAGATATGTAGTTTACTAGTAATGGAACAAAATATACCTtccaattataaattttgagtaGCAGCGCTCGTGGTTTTTAAGAATTCTAAATCCTCTTACATGctgaataaattattatatttatattcttttaaaactttttatcaAATGTTTTCTATATAAAGTAAGTGTTATTCATTTGAATATAAACCAAAAAGGGCATGTTAGATGCAATATTATTATCAGTTCTGTAGGAAGAGAATCATGCAAAGTAGTGCCGCGCGCGGAATCTAATTCCAAAAGGAATAGGATGCATGCAATGCAATCTACCAATCTCTGAAGTAATGGGACGTTTAAGATAGCGAAGGTGATATCTAAATGGATGCATAAATCTGAAAAGACGAATCAGGAACACTTTATTCTTGTAAAGCTGGAATTAACAACTTTTTGAGGTGGCAAAGGCTAAGTAAGAAACAGAAACGCCATGACATAGACTTacaggtttttcttttttagtttcttttttgttggaaTCATAGACTTATAGTTGCTATAATTGTGTAAATTAATCCATCATTTTAATGGGAATAGAATTCAACTTACGTAATACATTAGATCAAACAGTGCCTATAGCATAAAACTGCGACACCTATTCTAGAAGAAGGCAGAAACAGGACCATTTCTCAAATAGATTATATAGACTGCACCACTAACGAAATTTTTTGAAGTTGAACAACAAAAATGACAATATTGCCCTTGCGCGACTTAATTTACAGAATTCGAAAATTTAATGCAATATTAAGCTAGTCTCATGTAGTTATATCTATAGTAACAACACCAATGTTTTGCCTATTTTTGTGCTAGAGCGAGATTTAATCTGCAAGCTACAATTTATGTCACCAAAGACTTCAttgtatttttgaaaatttcaagaGTAACATATTCATGAAACTGAAGCACAGCAAAAACACGTTCTAAAAACCCATAACATTTAAGATTTcacaaaatactttttattttcataatggGATCCACATATTTTAGGTGTCTACCTAGACACACGCTTttcagacattttttttataaatattaattttattaattcaactattaaattaaaaatgcttATGATAGAtatgagtgagtgagtgagagagTAACCAAGGTTAACCCAattacaacaataacaacaacaacaataacagcaAAGCCTTTACCCCACTAAGTGAGGTTAATTACATTGATCTCACAACGTCATTTGGcaaggttaaaaataaaaataaaaatttatttccttttattttagtgTGGTTTAATCAAAATTCCTGGaaatatgtaccaaaaaaatcaaaatgtacCAAAAAACATTCCTAGAGAATAGCATCATCAAATGATGTAAGAATGGAAACTGAATTGCATGATGAATGGCCATCAAGCAATTGCATTATATGTACCACAATCTTCACTTTCATGTAATGATCCTTATGAAGTTCAGAATTTCTCGCTCACTTATAACCGTACTGCTCGAAGCTATATTAACTTAAAGGCTTTTAAAGACTACACAGTCCATCTAATTTATGTTGCTTACCTCTGCAAAGACTTGTACAGCACCACAGTCACATATTTGGCTACAAACCGTTGAGTTGTACCAAGTGCAACCACTGAAGGGCTACCCTTTCCTTTCTGCATGTAAAGATGATTGAGCACTACATGCTGAGGTCTGGATGTAAGAGGTTGGACTTCCATATTTGTTGACGGAACGTTAAGAAGCGTCATTTGTAAATATGGAGGAACCAATGGCGGCTCCTTTGCATAATCTTCAGAACTAAGTTGCAAGTTGTTATAGCTAGAGTCTGGTGATTGAGGAGGTTCAAAACTAGAAATGCTTCCAATGTCTTCAGGAACATAATCCTGTAtataatatacaaaattgttAGTCTCAACTCTCAATATAGATGTCTGTGCCTTCTGGGCTCTAGCAGTAAAACATATTGCAGACATTAATTTTAGTCCTATAAGAAATGTaatgaaatcaattttatcatcaTTCTATCATCCCCAGTTTAGGAATTGCAAGTTATACTGATCACCATGTGAGTTTTACAAGAGTGACAAGAGAATTTCATAAGTACGAAGTTACAGGACAATAAAATGATTTAAGAAAATGGATAAaccattacaaaaataaatttcacgCACATTAAGGTTGATTATCTAAAAAGCAACGGAGACTTGCAGAGTTGCTTAGCCACAAAGTGGCATAGAAATGAGTTCAGGATCATATGCGTTGAAAACAAAGTTCTtgcaataagaaaagaaaatttggccgaagagcatgaaattaatgaaaaagGGAAAGA
It contains:
- the LOC100807490 gene encoding heavy metal-associated isoprenylated plant protein 7 isoform X1; its protein translation is MGENKEEEKKEETTEEKKEKEPPEIVLKVDMHCEACARKVAKALKGFEGVEEVTADSKASKVVVKGKAADPIKVCERLQKKSGKKVELISPLPKPPEEKKEEEIKEEPQPEEKKEELPPVVTVVLKVRMHCEACAQVIQKRIRKIQGVESVETSLGNDQVIVKGVIDPAKLVDYVYKRTKKQASIVKEEEKEKKEEEEKKEEEKKEEKEEEKKGEDGEEVDTKTDIKRSEYWPLRSHVDYVDYPYASQIFSDENPNACTVM
- the LOC100807490 gene encoding heavy metal-associated isoprenylated plant protein 7 isoform X2, whose amino-acid sequence is MGEEEEKKEETTEEKKEKEPPEIVLKVDMHCEACARKVAKALKGFEGVEEVTADSKASKVVVKGKAADPIKVCERLQKKSGKKVELISPLPKPPEEKKEEEIKEEPQPEEKKEELPPVVTVVLKVRMHCEACAQVIQKRIRKIQGVESVETSLGNDQVIVKGVIDPAKLVDYVYKRTKKQASIVKEEEKEKKEEEEKKEEEKKEEKEEEKKGEDGEEVDTKTDIKRSEYWPLRSHVDYVDYPYASQIFSDENPNACTVM